GCACagtgaacatttaaaaaattattaaatcccTTTACCATTAAGACGCCCTCAAAGAAACAAGGGCAAACAAACAAGTCTAAATGTCGAATCATTATCTAAGCCAAACTAATGTTTTAAGCTGCAACGAATTTGATTATTACTTAGATTTAAGacggatttcaaaatttattgggGAAGATGAGAGAGTAAGCTTTTACGAAAATTCTAGAGTACTTCCATCTCTATTTGAGTATCGAGATTAGGTTAGCTACTATAAAAGTTCAGTTACATTTTTAGTCTTAGATGAACAAGACGTGTTATGTATGTGTCATCCGAAAATCCTCTTCTTGGCTAACCATCCAAATGTGCTAAGCGTTATAGAACAAATTCCGGTTGTTACAATAGAgacaacatatttttgttgaactctaagcaagttagcaagtaaatttaTCAAAGGATGTTCTTTGGTgtactcaacaggaaggttggaatgttgaaaaaaaggataaaccatgccttaggtgccaaggtcgggtacatttaccctataatCAAAAGAAAATCTTCTGATGTGTTTCGTAGAAAAAGGACAATGTTTCAGGAGTTTTTCTTtctgatttttgtcaattaacttgtgggttttgaccaaattcggTCGGGCATTTTGGATAAAAACTTTGatatcaaatgcctggatttttttcaggtttcagaAATAATATCctggattttgattaaaatgatgacaagttatttttaaatattctttttatGAGGTTCATATAAGTACAACATAATTTTGACCAAATACTCCACTAGGTTGATTCCAGTACATATATACAAATTATCCATTTACCTTGGATTCCTAACAAGCCCAGAttaaggagggggggggggggttagcaATTGCTCAAGAAAACCCTCTGAGGAAGAAAAAAAGCATGAAATTACTTCAATCATACTACTTTAAACTCTGGAAATCAAGccaaaatataattgaaatgaaatagtTGGAATGAAAACGAAGAATAAAACAAGTTAAGGTGACCCAGTGAAATGATAAATATCTCTATTAGTTTCACTAAAACACAAGTTAGGGGGCCTCCTAGAATAAGAAATGCAGATTTTTCTCCTCTATTTTATTGGTTGGGCAAATCAGTACAACTATTTTCAAGACCTAACAAAATATgggctttttcaaattttacacaaaaaccGAACAAATCAATCTGAATCCagtgattattcgaaaaaaatctatcacaAAGTGGCCAACATCAAACAGctccaattttagtttttttaacgCAACTTGTCAACTTTTCCTTCGAATCATCTATAAAGTCCATATAAGTGTACCTACAATTCATAATGCACCACTTTCTCTAACTtattaaatgaagaaaatatttaaggAGATACTAGcaaatcaatcattattttttagtaTAAAATATGCTttcatcgtttaaaaaaatgttacaatttGTACTACAGCTAGAATAACGGGGGTTAGAATAATAATGAAACCGAACAATCTGGAATGCTCACTTTATAAGCATTCATTAGCattaatataaataatgttaaattatCGTTAGCTTTTCGATCATTATTGTAATTTGCGTAGGTTTGAAAACTCTTAGAAGATATTTATGTTAACATCATACAACACCTTAATCGttagttaaattttttcataatatattttttcgttatttttttcttatgtttttaagataaattattttgataaccaaaaccagtaaaaaaattaaaaaaaaaagttaatgtgaccacttttatattttcaaaaagtggAAGTGTGGAAAATccaagatttttgtttaaaacaaggtggataaaaaccaatttttaggaaaaaaacagatttttaaaattttaattggattttcgccttttaaagaaaatctttagaaaaagaaataaagcTGAGTTGTTAATAAGGCCGCATGTAGGTATTTGTGACATTCTTGATCCACGATTTCATACAATTTACAAAGGCAGAGAATGGTTTCCTAAGTTAGTTCACTTCGTTCGACTTTAATCTTTCAAACGAAAAGACACGCCTCTTTCTGATTGGTTGGTTGACGATCGTcttgaaaaattatgtcaaattccTCTGTTAACCCTGGCCAACTCGGCAATCAGAACttatgaaatatttactaagtttaagaaaaaaaaccttatccAAATTCACTGATGAAACCTTTGCTGAACTTTGAGTAGAAACTTTTATTTGAATCAACAATTTAAATCGTGATTTTAATCATATCCACCCCGGTTCAATAACAATTGCAGTTCCAAATTATTTTGTGTCAAGGATCAGTTACTGAAATGCatcaaaattgtattcatttttttagtCGAAATCAGTTaccaatcaataaaaatatttcgaattaGTTTTATTTAGATAATATGACTTGAATGACTTGAATGTtatgaatttgcaaaataaaaactcataaGTAAAACACTTTGCTCAGATTACaggaaaatactttttttactaACCCTAGGATCAAAGGTTCaatgtcaagttttttttttattaaaaatcagagGGAAGATTTGAATACAGGCACCCATAATGCTTTATTGAAGTAagaataaaaattcgaaattgaAGATTTCGTCGGCATTACATATTGCGAATCAAATATATCGAGCTGAATCCAATGATGAAAATATCAAACTTCCCGCAACTTCAGAACAGATGAACATTGACTAACTGGCATAAATTGTGAGGAGCAAGAAAAATACGATTATTATCTTCGGACGGACGCTCGTTTCAAAAACCACAAAGTCAACTTTGTAAGTATTAGCTCAAATATCCTTCCACATAGTTATCATTCACCTCCAGGGAGTTTGTTTTCGTTTCAAGTCCAACCACCCACACCATTCATTCATCCAACAAACCAACCAACCGGACCACGTGCCAGTTTTTGTCTGCTCCAAAACCCATTCCTATTTCCATTCCCATTTTCTCCGGCACCGACATTTCGTGCTGCCGTTTCATTAACTCAGCATGAGACTTTTAATTTATCCCCGGAAAGCTTTTATGTGTGACAGTCATCCAAAGCGCCGTTTCAATGGTCCCAAAATTGGATAGGAACTTTtgggaaataaatttttcttttgaattattCTTGTAATTATACCTTCAAAATTCCTTAGAAAGGAACTAGAATAAGTGTCTTATTTGATATGTTTTGAACTTATTCATTCAAACGAAAGAaaataatatgataaaaaaaatttgctatagataaacgaaaaataatcataattaaatttgtaatttccaGTTTCCGTATTCAAAGTCAGTCCTTCGGACCAACTATGATAGTGGCATGACTGTATCCATATTATTTTTTCCTTGCCTTGGAGACCAAAAATGAGTGTCACTATCACTACAGGGTGTCCCCGGTTGGGTGTTGTGAGCGTGTGCCATGCTGAAGGGATTTCGAATACACAAACTGTCAAAGAAACCATGCAAACTGACTGGACTGATTCCACTCAACAATACCTACTACTATACAGAAAGTATGACCAAAGCTAGGAGTAGAGGAATGGACAGACTGAGCAggaattttccattttcatacCATTAGCAAGTTTCAATTTGCTTTGGAATTGGAACTGAGGCGAGCTGTGATTTTTGGAACCAATTTAATTCATAACTGTTTATTCGGTTCGCTTCGACTATTACTTCCCTAGAATGGAGTGAAGCTATCTCAACACAACTTATCTTCAGAAATTATTATTCAATGTACATCAAAATATAATTATGCAAAATACTCGTTGAACCAAGTCAACAACTCGATTCTCATGCGgcgaataaaacttttttctccctTAACTCAGTGCAGATGAAATTCAATCTATGCTATCAagcaaaaagagaaaaaaggcaATTGTAATTGGAAAGCTTATTCCGTTAAAGcgtgaaagaaaaataaacctaCAGAAGATCAGTTGACAGTGATTTGGCAggacagaaaaaaatcatttcaattggAGACACGCTTCAGGGCTGACTTCAAAACTTGGACGGACGACGGACAGATGTTGGTAATGAATCCTGTTGACATTTTGCATTTTAATTGAGCCGAAGTAtgtatgaaattttaacagaaaataaaacaacTTGTGCCGCACTTTAGGTTGAAGAAGAGTTTataaatgatatttattttttaattcttttttctttgtttatagTGGATTTTCAAAATCCAGAGAATTTTTCATGTGCCACCATAAAATTACCGGAATTTTAGTAAACCAGTAACAGtcgaaaataatcgaaaattgcgttacgtcaTATTTGAAAGGTCCCTTTTGTGGAATTGCTTGGCTTCAAGATGATACAATATTTGTAAGAAGTGTgatagtaaaaacaaaaaactaacgAAAATATCGGTGTgcaattttatagttttttactCTCGTGGGTCAGTTCCTTTTCAGCCTCGAGCGAGGTCGGTCGCTTTCGTAATCGGTCCTCGCAAGCCAAAGGCTATAGCATTTTTTCGAACTAGAACGGTGTGAAGTGAGAAAGCTGTGCGATGAGTCCATCGCCGGGTGAACCCCCAGATAGGACTATACCAGAATGGATGGATCCCCATAACTTGCATGGACGCTTACAATACATCACATTGAAAGCAGCAGACGGACACAATCTTCCGCAAAACCCTTTTATCATCGGGAGATCTGTGGAAAAAACCGGAAAAATCGAAGGATTCTACGAGACGAAAAACAACTGGTATGTCATCaaatcaagaaacaaaaaacagattAGCGAACTGGAAAAGTTGACAAATTTGACCGATGGTACGCCGATCGTTATCGGACGCCATCCGAGTTTGAACCAGCGAAAATGTGTAGTTACATGTCGGGAAGTGGACCAAATGAACGAGAAAGATCTTCTTACTGAGTTGTCGTCACAAAATGTGATCGACGTACGAaagatcacaaaaaaaactcccaGTGCAGTTGTTGGAACTTCCACATTGATTTTGACCATAAACGGGACGGTAATACCGGAGTTTTTAAACTTTGGATTCCTCCGAGTACGGACTAGACTATATTATCCATTGCCATTGCTTTGCAGAAATTGCTTAAAGTACGGACACACCAAAAAAAAGTGCGAGAGTCCCCTCTCGTGCAGCAAATGCAATTCTTCAAATCACGACAGTCAATCCTGCAAGAATCATCCGTTTTGCGGAAACTGCCAGAAAGAAGGTCACTCTCCGATTAATAGGTCATGCCCAATCTGGATTGCCGAAACTACAGCAATTAAAATCAGTACCGAACGTAATATGCCAATTGCAGCTGCCCGCAAATTAATTCAACAAACCAGCAGCCCAACAACATTCGCCAATGTAGTCAAGGTCGACAAAAACCAACCGAGTTCAGTAGACAATAGACAAGCGCCACCAGTAACCGAAACCAaacagaaggaagaaaaaacacagcagcagcagccaacaCAACAGAAGCGTACAAATCAACCAACTACGCACCTCAAACCAGCCTCTCCTCCACGGAAACGGATTACCCCTCAACCCTCACCGGCACAATCCTCGGATGAGGCAGATGACCGCGGAAACGCAAAAGGATCCCCCAGTACCCTACCAAGGgaacagttaattttaaaatcccCCATTCCTTCCCAACGCTCTCTTCCCTCTCCTTACCCCTTCCAACCTCCCCCTAGTCTTAAGAAAACCCCTGACCCTCGGCCGACTAAAACTTATACCAAAAAGTAAATGGCCTaataaactttaatttaataaaaaaaaaatactctcgTGGGTCCTATTTTGTTAAGAGGTCGGATTGAATATTATAAAAGTGTAGATGCGCTGctcttgaggaaaaaaaaatagaaagtttacaaaaacatgtaaagcatgggtggccaaaccaagGTCCGTGGGCCACATACGGCCCGCGACCTACTTTTTATGGCCCGTGAAGCTTACTTTGGAAAAGCCATGTTCTAAGAACTGAACGTTTTTTCTCATTCTTCATACATCATTTGGATAAGAGccgtttcaaacaaaaaagtaattttttaagataaaaatcatttttattgtactgcccagtttcgcaaaaacgtgtggaacaaaatttacaaaaaatgacactaatACACACAAATTCACTGACATCGTCGAGcagattcgataggtacctataaaggtatatctaagacccataataaAGGATCttccaaatcgaccgataactataccttagaaaggcaaaaaatccttttttatttggattaatATATCTGAATTAACACTagctaaattcaaaacaaagatctaaaaaaaatctttgaaatgataTGAGCCAAACGAATGaaagtgtataaaaactaatttcgagaataaacgcttttaaattgttgtgtttggccattttccatacatttttcgaacatttgcaattttctgtCAAACGtaaaaatatccgaaaaaattcgaaaaatctgaaaaatacaaacaccaaatataatttgaaacatgaagaatcatttggcattatttactcaaaaccGATAATTTTGCACTTAAACCCCTCTGGCTCTAAGAgcctcatataattttacaaaaacgtTACCGTCACTGAAAAACAACGattaaaattacagtttttaatTATCAACATTTCATGCTGTTTGACACATTATTccatcacacatttttcaatgttttccgattgAGTTTTGATTCGTTCAtccttaaaatttcaattacttTTGCAAATTTAGTAACATATCGAAAGTTTGCTATGTAAATATttccaatttgtaattttttgcttaGTTTTCCAGGAAAgggtatatttttcaaaataaaaccaaatccaaatatattttaattggcaaCGTGCTTTGTATTTGtgtacatcaataatgaaaaactagacagGTTTTACAGTTGGGTAGTAGAAATAAACTAGAACCGGTTTGGTACTGACAAATCTTCCAGAAGAACCACTTTtcttttagtaaaatttttacttaaggggggggggggggtagggtctaacactttcaaaaaatcgatgtttttatctttttattttcttatagtaaaacatttcaagaatgttgtgtcaaattttcaagttgattgaagcaaaactgtagaagttataggcctttatctcctcctatcttatactgcaagaaagcaagagcagaaacttcaaacgcgtttttctcgaaagcacatttttaaagtccgtggacatcgtcatttgaaaacgtcttatccgattcttttcaaatttggaacatattttctacatataaaataccagaccccaacgtttttcttttttgtttttttttttactttggggagattttacaggagAAAAATGGcggaaaaatcgtagtttttacttcaaacagccacaaaaatttcataaaaaaatttttaagttaaataaaaacgttggggtccagaaaaacatctattaaaaatattttgctctgattttttgacttcagatgattctgtgctgagatacagtgtccaccgcaaatcctgttttctaaaaggcatcctcgaaagtgttccgtcaccggctcatttttcaatatttttctacgaaaaaattactaaatgttctttcaacaatgctttgtataatgcaaaaaaattgaatacatttgtttgaacgatagctctagaaaaaaatcgtgaaaatggtgttttttttatacccgttagaccctaccccccccttaaagaaaGTGCAACGATTATAAAACAATCAAGTTCGTATTCATTCTGTTTAAAGTAGTCTTTCccaatacacttgtcaaatcgagatactggaaaaattgattcgatttgtattgtgttgatgttaAGGTCCGTACTTtgtgaaatcaatattttttatgatatactaaagttcgttgaaaaaattattcttttaaatgtgAAAAGCTCGTGACCGTAACTTTTATTCAACAATTCCATTATGCAGTTTTTCCTAATTTGTCCATCAACATTTTCCAAGGAAAACGATGAACTTGAAAACTGTGGAAAATGGGcggtcatctttttttttaatttggggaCCATAAAATTTACTTA
This sequence is a window from Uranotaenia lowii strain MFRU-FL chromosome 3, ASM2978415v1, whole genome shotgun sequence. Protein-coding genes within it:
- the LOC129752531 gene encoding uncharacterized protein LOC129752531, producing MSPSPGEPPDRTIPEWMDPHNLHGRLQYITLKAADGHNLPQNPFIIGRSVEKTGKIEGFYETKNNWYVIKSRNKKQISELEKLTNLTDGTPIVIGRHPSLNQRKCVVTCREVDQMNEKDLLTELSSQNVIDVRKITKKTPSAVVGTSTLILTINGTVIPEFLNFGFLRVRTRLYYPLPLLCRNCLKYGHTKKKCESPLSCSKCNSSNHDSQSCKNHPFCGNCQKEGHSPINRSCPIWIAETTAIKISTERNMPIAAARKLIQQTSSPTTFANVVKVDKNQPSSVDNRQAPPVTETKQKEEKTQQQQPTQQKRTNQPTTHLKPASPPRKRITPQPSPAQSSDEADDRGNAKGSPSTLPREQLILKSPIPSQRSLPSPYPFQPPPSLKKTPDPRPTKTYTKK